Below is a window of Bacteroidota bacterium DNA.
TGGCTAATTATCAATGTCTTGCCACAAAGACACAAAGGCACAAAGTTGCACTAAGAAAAAATACATAATATAACAGTCAGATAATAAATATGTTAGCATAAAGAATTATTATGCGAAACTTGAGTTATTTATTCATTCATTCATTCATAAATAAGGTTGACACTATATTAAATGCTATTACTAGTTATTTCCTCATTTTGTTAGTATAATTTGGATAGGCAAATCCATAAATTCTCATGTAAAAAAACAATTGTCTAAAAAAATAATGATAAAATGTTTAAGCCTTTTATCTTTGTGCATTAATTTAACAATAGAAGAATGGAAGTAGATATTTTTATACCTTGTTTTATAAATCAATTATATCCTGAAACGGGCTTTAATATGGTAAAAGTTTTGGAAAAACTTGGATGCAAAATAAATTATCCTCAAAATCAAACTTGTTGTGGTCAACCTTCTTATAATGGGGGCTACAAGGATGAGGCAATGAAACTTGCAAACAAATTTCTTAATGATTTTGACAGTAACAGATATATTGTTAGTCCTTCTGCTTCCTGTGTTGGTATGGTAAGGCATAATTATGAAGAGTTTTTTACTAATTCTTCAAAAATAAATAAATACAGAAATCTTCAAAGCAGATTGTTTGAATTTACTGAGTTTCTGTTAAAAGTACTTAAGGTTGAAGATGTAGGAGCAAGTTTTAATAAAAAAATAACTTATCATGATTCATGCAGTGCAATTCGTGGATTGGGTATAAAAAGCGGTCCTCGTAAATTATTGAGTAATGTTACTGACCTTCAATTGATTGAAATGAATGAAAGTGATACTTGCTGTGGCTTTGGTGGAACTTTTTCTATAAAAATGGAACCTATTTCAAGTGCAATGGCTGAGCAAAAAGTAGCAAATGCTCTTGAAACAGGTGCTGAATATATTGTTGGTACCGACACTTCTTGTTTAATGCATATTGATGGTTATGCAAAAAAGAATAATAAAAATATAAAGGTAATGCATATTGCCGATGTTCTTGCTCAAGGACTTTAGGGAACTTCTAAAAATTAGTTCAAACTAAGACTTTCATAAAATTTTGTAGTCGAATAAAATTTGATTATCCACAGTATTTAAGGGGGGTTCTATAAATACATTCGCATTAAGATTCTCAGAGTTTTTTATAGACAATGAAAAATTTTGAAACACTATCGGGATAATGTAAAAAGTTTTGAAGAAGTAT
It encodes the following:
- a CDS encoding (Fe-S)-binding protein, which produces MEVDIFIPCFINQLYPETGFNMVKVLEKLGCKINYPQNQTCCGQPSYNGGYKDEAMKLANKFLNDFDSNRYIVSPSASCVGMVRHNYEEFFTNSSKINKYRNLQSRLFEFTEFLLKVLKVEDVGASFNKKITYHDSCSAIRGLGIKSGPRKLLSNVTDLQLIEMNESDTCCGFGGTFSIKMEPISSAMAEQKVANALETGAEYIVGTDTSCLMHIDGYAKKNNKNIKVMHIADVLAQGL